One genomic segment of Gammaproteobacteria bacterium includes these proteins:
- a CDS encoding putative Response regulator (Evidence 3 : Putative function from multiple computational evidences), with the protein MSTDLRTKTILIIDDMASVRSALRQMLATLGVAEVDFSTDGDEALRRMENKSYDIILCDYNLGEGRDGMQILEAAKQRHWIGLSTVFAMITAESTVAMVLGAMEYRPDGYLIKPITRQMLQERLGRLVARKDILVDIERAIREEKLAQATTMTAAQIKAQPSYAFELMQIQADLLIRQGLFEAASEVFEAAAAIRNAFWVNLGRGQVRYYLGDYKKAITIFTALINENRMHTEAYDWLARVQQASGNFQAAKETLVEATKISPRSILRAQALGEVSLRTDDATSAEQAYRNAVRLGRFSVYGDPNDSARLARVLMERGNPKDASRIIKDARRQYQGNPNAALALAISEASNCHQLNLSEAAARMVEEAIDTYQDARDNLPPDLAIEFAKLCHTYDRDAQAAGIMTHTVLHHVEDTAIMDRAREVFELLGMGQIGNQFISDLWNKVAAANNEGVRLLQEGKLNEGKALLEKAANDMPFNITININAARVLLIIMEKQGRHDELLARARTYLDHVPISQRTHNDKYQRLNGAWTKLASKKS; encoded by the coding sequence ATGGAAAACAAGTCTTACGACATCATCCTGTGCGACTACAACCTCGGGGAGGGACGCGATGGAATGCAAATTCTGGAGGCTGCCAAACAGCGTCACTGGATTGGATTGAGTACGGTATTCGCCATGATCACGGCGGAATCGACCGTTGCTATGGTGCTCGGGGCCATGGAGTACCGGCCTGATGGTTACCTGATCAAACCGATCACCCGCCAAATGCTGCAAGAACGTTTGGGTCGATTGGTCGCTCGTAAGGATATTCTGGTCGACATTGAGCGAGCGATACGCGAGGAAAAACTAGCCCAGGCAACCACGATGACCGCCGCACAGATTAAAGCGCAACCCAGCTATGCCTTTGAATTGATGCAAATACAGGCAGACCTGTTGATTCGCCAGGGACTATTTGAGGCAGCGAGCGAGGTTTTCGAGGCTGCCGCCGCCATACGCAATGCCTTTTGGGTCAACCTGGGGCGGGGGCAGGTACGTTACTACCTAGGAGATTACAAGAAGGCGATCACGATCTTTACGGCCCTGATCAACGAAAACCGGATGCACACCGAGGCCTACGACTGGTTGGCACGGGTTCAACAGGCCAGCGGAAACTTTCAGGCTGCCAAAGAGACCCTCGTCGAGGCTACCAAGATCTCTCCGCGCTCAATCCTGCGTGCTCAAGCCCTGGGCGAGGTCAGCCTACGCACCGACGATGCGACATCGGCCGAGCAGGCCTACCGTAACGCTGTGCGTCTGGGGCGTTTCTCTGTTTATGGCGATCCGAATGACTCCGCTCGATTAGCACGAGTACTTATGGAGCGTGGAAATCCCAAAGATGCCAGCCGGATCATCAAGGACGCCCGCCGGCAATACCAAGGCAACCCCAATGCTGCCTTGGCACTCGCCATCTCCGAGGCGTCTAACTGTCACCAGCTCAACCTGTCCGAGGCTGCGGCCCGGATGGTGGAAGAGGCCATCGACACCTACCAGGATGCACGGGATAACCTCCCCCCGGATCTGGCCATAGAATTTGCCAAGTTGTGTCACACCTATGACCGCGATGCCCAAGCAGCCGGCATCATGACCCATACCGTCCTTCACCACGTCGAAGATACCGCCATAATGGACCGTGCCCGCGAGGTGTTTGAATTGCTCGGCATGGGCCAGATAGGGAATCAATTCATTAGCGACCTGTGGAACAAGGTAGCCGCCGCAAACAATGAGGGGGTGCGTTTACTCCAAGAAGGAAAACTAAACGAGGGCAAGGCCCTGTTGGAAAAGGCCGCCAACGATATGCCGTTCAATATTACCATCAACATCAATGCAGCACGGGTACTATTGATCATCATGGAGAAACAGGGACGACACGACGAGTTACTCGCCCGCGCCCGTACCTATCTGGACCACGTCCCCATTTCACAAAGAACCCACAACGATAAATACCAACGCCTGAATGGCGCCTGGACCAAACTCGCCAGCAAAAAAAGCTAA
- a CDS encoding hypothetical protein (Evidence 5 : Unknown function), translated as MLLQSQALTTKGMTVETVQDPILSLNDLPALGEETLTGVSQVTLTG; from the coding sequence ATGCTTCTCCAGTCCCAGGCTCTGACGACGAAAGGAATGACGGTCGAGACGGTACAAGACCCAATCCTTAGTCTGAACGACCTTCCTGCTCTGGGCGAGGAGACCTTAACTGGCGTAAGCCAAGTTACCCTTACGGGTTGA